Below is a window of Candidatus Tectomicrobia bacterium DNA.
GACCTTCGAGCAGGCGAGCCCCGACTTCGCCCGCTTCGTCACCGAGGACATCTACGGCGGCCTCTACGAGCGCAAGGGCATCGACGACAAGACGCGCGAGGCGGTCATCCTGGGCATCCTCATCGCCCGCGGGATGACCAAGGAGATCGAGTACCACGTGGACGCGGCCCTGAACGTGGGGATGACCCGGAAGGACATCGAGGAGATCATCATGGTCTGCGCCTACTACGCGGGCGGCCCCCACGCCGTCGCGGCCGTCCACGCCTCGCTCAACGTGTTCAAGAAAAGGGGGATTTGAGGGGGGCCAGATGACGCATGCGATGCCGTAGGGGCGAACCTCGTGTTCGCCCCGTTTAGGGAGACGGCCAGGGGGAGAATGCAAGATTCGCCCCTGCAGATATTGGCGTCCGCGTCTGTAGGCGCGGGCCATCCACCGCGATTTCTCCCCGGCCGGCCTGCGGTTCCCTTTCGTAGGGGCGGTTCGCGAACCGCCCCTACAGGTCGCGAGCCTGGCCCTTCGGTCGAACGCCCCTGCAAGGGTCCCGCCCTCTCGCTGGGGGAGCCCGTTTAAATCCGCCGTTCCCTCAACACCTGAAGGAGACCTCCATGCCGGACGAGACGCGCTACCGGAAGGGCCTCGCCAACCGGGCCAAGGTGTTCGGCGGGGAGGGCGAGGCGCGGCGGAGGGCCTTCGAGGAGGCCAGCCCGGACTTCGCCCGCTTCGTCACCGAGGAGATCTACGGCGGCCTCTACGAGCGCCCGGGCATCGACGACAAGACGCGCGAGGCGGTGATCCTCGGCATCCTGTGCGCCCGGGGGATGGGCCGCGAGTTCAACCACCACGTCCACGCCGCCATGAACCTGGGGATGACGAAGCGGGAGATCCAGGAGATCGTCATGGTGTGCGCCTACTACGCGGGGGCCCCTCACGCCGTGGCCGCCACCCACGCCTCGCTCGAGGCGTTCCGGGAGCGGGGGGTGTGAAGAGAGCGTTTCCCTGCCTACCCGTAGGGGCGACCGGCCGGCCGCCCCTACACAAACGAACCCTCTGTCAGCCGATTTTTTATGTAGGGGCGAACCTCGTGTTCGCCCAATCCACAGGTGCCATAAGGGGCGAATACAACATTTGCCCCTACGGAAAGACGCGCCCGCCGGCGGCCGACGCTTCAGGGGCGTTCAATTGAACGCCCCTGTGTGATTTGCGGGGAAAATCCCGAAGAAAAGATCACCGAAAAGCGAGGCCCTTCCTATTTCCCGTCCGGCCCCAGGGTCTTGCGGATCTGCCCGGCGAGGGCGTCCACCACCAGGCGGGAGACCTCCTCGAGGGTGCCGCGTTTGCGGGCGCCCGCGGCGAAGGCGTGCCCGCCGCCGCCGAACTGGGTGGCGACGCCGTGCACCTCGACCCGGCCCTTCGAGCGCAGGCTGATGCGCACCCGGCCCCCCTCGATCTCGGACATGAACGCGACCACCTCGACCGACTGGATGCCCCGGGGGAGGGAGATGTATTCGTCCGTCTCGTCCCGCCGCACGCCGTAGCGGTCCAACTCCTCCTGGCCCAGGGTGAACCAGGCGAGCCGCCCGCCGCACTCGAGCTTCATGCGGCCCATGAGGAGCCCCATGAGGCGCACCGAGCCCGCCCCGTGCGACTCCCAGAAGATGGAGTAGGCCTCGCCCGGATTGGCCCCAAGCTCCACCAGCCGGGCGCCCCAGCGCATGGTCTTGGCGGAGGTGTTCGTGTAGCGGAACTGGCCGGTGTCGTACACGAGGGCGGCGTGGAGGCAGCGCACGATGAGCGGGTCCCCGAAGGCGTAGCCCTCCTCGTCGAGGAAGTCGGCGACCATCTCCCCCACGGCGGCCGCATGGGTGTCGATGGCGGAGGGGCAGTCGAAGTTGTCGGGCTCGGCGATGTGGTGGTCGATGACGGCGACGGGCAGGCCGCTCTCCCGCACGGGGCCATCGAGCTTGCCGAGGCGGCTGGGCTTGCCCGTGTCGAGAACGAGGATGCCGTCGAAGCGCGAGGGCCAGTCCTGGACGGCGAGCAGCTCCTCGCGGGAGCGGACCAGGCCCTCGGGGTCGTAGGAGGCGGTGAAGCCGGGGACGGGGCCCTCCGTCACGGCGGTGGCCTCCTTGCCGAGCGAGCGCAGGTAGCGGCTCAGGGCGATGCAGGAGAGGAGGCCGTCCCCGTCCGGGCCGACGTGGGTGAGGAGGAGGAAGCGGCGGCGCGCGGCGATGAACGCGCGCACGCCCTCGAAGCGGCCCCCGGCGCTCATTCCGAGGCGTCCAGGCGCACGCGGTGGAGCTGGCCGAGGACGCGCTCGCGGATCTCCCGGGCCGGGGGGGCGGGCGCCAGGGCCTCGCCCGCCCGCATGACGGGGGCGAGGAGCTGGTCCATGGGCCCTCCGCAGGCCTCGCAGTCGCCGTAGGGGCGGTCCATGGGGATGACGCGCTCGGCGCCGCAGGCCCGGCACCGCAGTAAGTGCTTGGCCCCCGAGAGCTTGCCGCGCTTGGCCACGGCCTCGCCCTCGATCTCGACGATGTCCATGGAGAAGTCGACGGTGGAGGCGGAGCTGATGGCGGTCCCCACGCCGTAGCCCCCGTCCACGGCCGGGTTGAGCTCGAGGATCTTCCGCTCGTCGAGCCCCCCGCTCACGAAGAGCTTGACGTGGCGGTGGCCGGCGCGGTCGAGCTCCCAGCGCACCTCCCGGAGGAGCTGTACCATGTCGCCCCGGCGGGAACCCGGGGTGTCGAGCCGGACGGCGGAGAGGCGGTCGGCCAGGGCCTTGGCGGCGGCCAGTGCCTCGAACTTCTCGTCCCCGAAGGTGTCCACCAGCGCCACGCGGGGGACCTCGGGCCCGATCACCTCGTCGAACGCCTTGAGGGCGGGGACGAGCCCCCCCATCACGATGACGAGGGCGTGGGGCATGGTGCCGATGGGGGGGAGGCCCAGCAGCTCGGCGCCCTTCACCAGGGCCACGCCGTCGCAGCCGCCGAGGTAGGCGGCGCGCTCGATCATGGGGGCGACGGCGGGATGCATCCGCCGGGCGCCGAAGCTCACGAGCTGGCGGCCCCCCGCGGCGATGCGGCAGCGGGCGGCGCGGGTGGCCACCCCGCTCGCCTGGCACATCAGGCCCAGCACGGGGGTCTCGAGCAGGGCGAAGTCGTTGTAGACGCCCTCGATCTCGAGGACGGGCTGAAAGGGCCGGAAGAGCGTCCCCTCGGGGACGGCCCGCACGTCCACCGGGAAGCCCTTGAGGAGGGAGAGGATCTCCGTCAGGCCGACGAACACCCCCCAGCCGGAGGGCAGGCTCTTGGCCATGAACTCCGCCCGCACGCGCTTGCGGATCCCCTTGGCCTCGAGGATGCGGCGGGTGCGGTCGAAGTAGACGTCCGTCACCTTGCCCGACCGGATTTCATCGTAGCCGGAGATGAACAGGTCCAATGGAGGGCGTCCGGGCTAGGGTGGGGCTACTCCGCTGCGGCGGCGGGCTCGGCCTTGGGGCGCCTCGCCGTCTCGGCGTTGCGCAGGCCGAAGAGCTTCCCCCAGGGCCGGGGGCCGCGGTAGTTCACTTCCTTCTCCCACACGTCGTAGAGGCGATCCTTCTCGTACACCAGGTCGTCGCGGTAGAAGCCCGGCGTCTCGTACTGGTGGGTGTGGACGATGGACTTGGGGGTGGTGGGGCAGGCCTCGCTGCACAGGCCGCAGTACATGCAGCGCATGTAGTCGATGTAGAACTCCTTGGCGTACATCTCGCGGCCCTTGCCCGCCGTCACGATGGTGATGCAGTCGACCGGGCAGGCCTTCTCGCAGTTCAGGCAGCCGATGCAGTTCTCCTCGCCCGTCTTGAAATCGCGGGTGAGGCCCAGGAAGCCCCGGAAGCGCTCGGGCGCCTCCCAGCGCTCCGTGGGGTACTGGAGCGTGACCGGCTTCTTGAACATGTGCTTGAAGGTGAGGCTCATCCCCTGGGCGATGTCCCAGAGGAAGAACCGCTTGAGCGCCCGTGAAATCTCCAT
It encodes the following:
- a CDS encoding carboxymuconolactone decarboxylase family protein; protein product: MADDTLYQRGLANRARVFGTEGEERRKTFEQASPDFARFVTEDIYGGLYERKGIDDKTREAVILGILIARGMTKEIEYHVDAALNVGMTRKDIEEIIMVCAYYAGGPHAVAAVHASLNVFKKRGI
- a CDS encoding carboxymuconolactone decarboxylase family protein, with the translated sequence MPDETRYRKGLANRAKVFGGEGEARRRAFEEASPDFARFVTEEIYGGLYERPGIDDKTREAVILGILCARGMGREFNHHVHAAMNLGMTKREIQEIVMVCAYYAGAPHAVAATHASLEAFRERGV
- a CDS encoding DHH family phosphoesterase produces the protein MSAGGRFEGVRAFIAARRRFLLLTHVGPDGDGLLSCIALSRYLRSLGKEATAVTEGPVPGFTASYDPEGLVRSREELLAVQDWPSRFDGILVLDTGKPSRLGKLDGPVRESGLPVAVIDHHIAEPDNFDCPSAIDTHAAAVGEMVADFLDEEGYAFGDPLIVRCLHAALVYDTGQFRYTNTSAKTMRWGARLVELGANPGEAYSIFWESHGAGSVRLMGLLMGRMKLECGGRLAWFTLGQEELDRYGVRRDETDEYISLPRGIQSVEVVAFMSEIEGGRVRISLRSKGRVEVHGVATQFGGGGHAFAAGARKRGTLEEVSRLVVDALAGQIRKTLGPDGK
- a CDS encoding nicotinate phosphoribosyltransferase — encoded protein: MDLFISGYDEIRSGKVTDVYFDRTRRILEAKGIRKRVRAEFMAKSLPSGWGVFVGLTEILSLLKGFPVDVRAVPEGTLFRPFQPVLEIEGVYNDFALLETPVLGLMCQASGVATRAARCRIAAGGRQLVSFGARRMHPAVAPMIERAAYLGGCDGVALVKGAELLGLPPIGTMPHALVIVMGGLVPALKAFDEVIGPEVPRVALVDTFGDEKFEALAAAKALADRLSAVRLDTPGSRRGDMVQLLREVRWELDRAGHRHVKLFVSGGLDERKILELNPAVDGGYGVGTAISSASTVDFSMDIVEIEGEAVAKRGKLSGAKHLLRCRACGAERVIPMDRPYGDCEACGGPMDQLLAPVMRAGEALAPAPPAREIRERVLGQLHRVRLDASE
- a CDS encoding NADH-quinone oxidoreductase subunit I; the protein is MEISRALKRFFLWDIAQGMSLTFKHMFKKPVTLQYPTERWEAPERFRGFLGLTRDFKTGEENCIGCLNCEKACPVDCITIVTAGKGREMYAKEFYIDYMRCMYCGLCSEACPTTPKSIVHTHQYETPGFYRDDLVYEKDRLYDVWEKEVNYRGPRPWGKLFGLRNAETARRPKAEPAAAAE